A single region of the Malus sylvestris chromosome 8, drMalSylv7.2, whole genome shotgun sequence genome encodes:
- the LOC126633363 gene encoding protein DMR6-LIKE OXYGENASE 2-like, which produces MEEINPSYILSEEYRPKHVITEGEGIPLIDLTPITNREMSAGSDNKAVEELAAKIGEACRTWGFFTVINHGVPSDIRRRIMEASRKFFALPLEEKKKVSREAHNTAGFHNDEHSKDFKDWKEVYDFYVNDGMLMPASHEPDDPEIVPWYTPWPENLSKFRETCEEYGRACEKLFFNLLELVSLSLGLPPKRLNGYFENQASFARLNYYAPCPKPDLVLGTGGHRDPSALTVLAQEDVEGLDVLRKSDGAWVRVKPVPDSFVINVGDVLQVWSNDLYESVEHRAMVHAETERYSIPIFFHPSHDITMKPLDELVDERSPAKYPEYKAGKWLNLRMFNNYKKHGFYMRMTDYKIAA; this is translated from the exons ATGGAAGAAATCAATCCATCATACATTCTATCAGAAGAATACAGGCCTAAACACGTAATCACCGAAGGCGAAGGAATCCCGTTGATCGATCTCACTCCGATAACCAACCGAGAAATGTCAGCCGGCTCTGACAATAAGGCAGTGGAAGAGCTTGCCGCTAAGATAGGGGAGGCTTGCAGGACGTGGGGGTTCTTCACGGTGATCAACCATGGCGTGCCTTCAGATATTCGGAGAAGAATTATGGAGGCGTCGAGGAAGTTCTTCGCGCTGCCgctggaggagaagaagaaggtgagcaGAGAGGCTCATAACACAGCAGGGTTTCATAACGATGAGCATAGCAAAGACTTCAAGGACTGGAAAGAAGTTTATGATTTTTATGTAAATGATGGGATGCTAATGCCGGCTTCCCATGAACCCGATGACCCCGAAATTGTTCCATGGTACACTCCGTGGCCCGAGAACCTATCCAAGTTCAG GGAAACATGCGAAGAATATGGTCGAGCATGTgagaagttgtttttcaatctGCTGGAACTGGTAAGCCTCAGCTTAGGCTTACCTCCTAAGAGGTTGAATGGATACTTCGAGAATCAGGCAAGCTTTGCCCGGCTCAACTACTACGCTCCGTGCCCCAAACCGGACCTTGTTCTTGGCACCGGTGGACATAGGGACCCCAGCGCTCTTACCGTCCTTGCTCAAGAAGATGTTGAAGGCCTCGATGTGCTGCGAAAATCAGACGGAGCGTGGGTTCGCGTCAAGCCTGTCCCGGATTCCTTTGTCATCAACGTTGGTGATGTTCTTCAG GTATGGAGCAATGATCTTTACGAAAGCGTCGAGCATCGAGCCATGGTGCACGCAGAAACGGAGAGGTATTCGATCCCCatattttttcacccgtctCACGACATAACAATGAAGCCGTTGGATGAATTGGTCGACGAAAGAAGCCCGGCGAAGTATCCAGAATACAAGGCAGGGAAGTGGTTGAATCTGAGGATGTTTAACAATTACAAGAAACATGGCTTCTATATGCGGATGACTGACTACAAGATTGCTGCTTAG